In Janthinobacterium rivuli, a single genomic region encodes these proteins:
- a CDS encoding TonB-dependent receptor domain-containing protein produces MSNSPRRARLPRPTTLALALAALSCLPAHAQTGAPASMPEVVVSASGFEQDIKQAPASITVLTRQELSKERFGNLTQALESVEGIDVGAAGDKTGGMNISIRGMPSDYTLVLIDGRRQNAAGNVTPNGFGGTQTSFMPPLAAIERIEIIRGPMSTLYGSDAMGGVINIITRKVGKQWMGSISADYTVQEESDFGDVKNGRFYLSGPIATDLLGLSLRGSKQRRDAANIRYNDAAGGANVPSMGANPVRADIENFGARLAFTPNRYHTVILDADAGRQTYDNSKKQLGTLGLQGGYGPEQKYNRDQWILSHTGRFGFGTLDSSYMVNKTETLGRTIPPGTPGAVAGSARTLEVESQVFDTKLVMPLGKHMATVGAQWWKAEMTDGVAPKKFEFTQKALFVEDEWQVLENVALTFGARYDDHSIFGGQTSPRAYAVWNATPRWTVKGGVSKGYKTPRVEQLSPGINGFGGQGTIPLVGSPNLKPETSTTTEIGAYFDNLAGWTASGSLFNNEFKDKITTGTGLVNCDYRPSPNRPGCVSFGNWPNVDAFGQSVNVDEAVTRGVELNTRFPLGKTLSASANYTYTESEQKSGSNAGKPLSDTPKHAVNARLSWDISREWNGWLRAEYRSERFRDPGTSASTRAAKAALGDYKGYTMLHLGTSYQLNKRVTLNAAVYNLLNKDFIDYQPYRGSSAPTLTYANRYVNSLDGRRLWLSATVDF; encoded by the coding sequence ATGTCCAACAGCCCCCGCCGCGCGCGCCTGCCGCGTCCCACCACCCTGGCCCTGGCCTTGGCCGCCCTGTCCTGCCTGCCGGCGCACGCCCAGACGGGCGCGCCGGCCAGCATGCCCGAAGTGGTGGTTTCCGCTTCCGGTTTCGAGCAGGACATCAAGCAGGCGCCGGCATCGATCACGGTGCTGACGCGCCAGGAACTGTCGAAGGAGCGCTTCGGCAACCTGACGCAGGCGCTGGAAAGCGTGGAAGGCATCGACGTGGGCGCGGCGGGCGACAAGACGGGCGGCATGAACATCAGCATCCGCGGCATGCCCAGCGACTACACGCTGGTGCTGATCGACGGACGCCGCCAGAACGCGGCCGGCAACGTCACGCCGAACGGCTTCGGCGGAACGCAGACGAGCTTCATGCCGCCGCTGGCCGCCATCGAGCGCATCGAAATCATCCGCGGCCCCATGTCGACCCTGTACGGCTCGGACGCCATGGGCGGCGTGATCAACATCATCACGCGCAAGGTGGGCAAGCAGTGGATGGGTTCTATCTCTGCTGACTACACCGTGCAGGAAGAATCCGATTTCGGCGACGTAAAAAACGGCCGCTTCTACCTGAGCGGCCCCATCGCCACCGACCTGCTGGGCCTGTCCCTGCGCGGCAGCAAGCAGCGCCGCGATGCGGCCAACATCCGCTACAACGACGCGGCCGGAGGGGCGAATGTGCCGAGCATGGGCGCCAACCCCGTGCGTGCGGACATTGAAAACTTTGGCGCGCGCCTGGCCTTCACGCCAAACCGCTACCACACCGTCATCCTCGACGCGGACGCGGGCCGCCAGACCTACGACAATTCGAAGAAGCAGCTGGGCACCCTGGGCTTGCAAGGCGGCTACGGTCCCGAGCAGAAATACAACCGCGACCAGTGGATCCTGTCGCACACGGGCCGCTTCGGCTTCGGCACGTTGGATAGCAGCTATATGGTGAACAAGACGGAAACCCTGGGCCGCACGATTCCGCCAGGCACGCCCGGCGCCGTGGCCGGCAGCGCGCGCACCCTGGAAGTGGAAAGCCAGGTGTTCGACACCAAGCTGGTCATGCCGTTGGGCAAGCACATGGCGACCGTCGGCGCGCAATGGTGGAAGGCGGAAATGACGGATGGCGTGGCGCCGAAAAAATTCGAATTCACGCAAAAAGCCCTGTTCGTGGAAGATGAATGGCAAGTGCTGGAGAACGTCGCGCTGACCTTCGGCGCCCGTTATGACGATCACAGCATCTTCGGCGGCCAGACCAGCCCCCGTGCCTATGCCGTGTGGAACGCAACGCCACGCTGGACCGTCAAGGGCGGCGTCAGCAAGGGCTACAAGACGCCGCGCGTGGAGCAACTGTCGCCAGGCATCAACGGTTTTGGCGGCCAGGGCACGATTCCCCTCGTCGGCAGCCCGAACCTGAAGCCGGAAACGAGCACGACAACGGAGATCGGCGCCTACTTCGACAACCTGGCCGGCTGGACGGCCAGCGGCTCCCTGTTCAACAATGAGTTCAAGGACAAAATCACGACGGGCACGGGCCTCGTCAACTGCGACTACCGCCCTTCGCCCAACCGTCCCGGCTGCGTCAGCTTTGGCAACTGGCCCAACGTCGATGCGTTTGGCCAATCCGTCAACGTGGATGAGGCCGTCACGCGCGGCGTCGAGCTGAACACGCGCTTCCCGCTGGGCAAGACCTTGTCGGCCAGCGCCAACTACACGTACACGGAAAGCGAACAGAAGAGCGGCAGCAACGCGGGCAAGCCCCTGAGCGACACGCCCAAGCACGCCGTCAATGCGCGCCTGTCGTGGGATATCTCGCGCGAGTGGAACGGCTGGCTGCGCGCCGAGTACCGCAGCGAGCGCTTCCGCGATCCGGGCACCTCGGCTTCCACGCGCGCCGCCAAGGCCGCGCTGGGCGACTACAAGGGCTACACCATGCTGCACCTGGGCACCAGCTACCAGCTGAACAAACGCGTCACGCTGAACGCGGCCGTGTACAACTTGCTCAACAAGGACTTCATCGACTACCAGCCGTACCGTGGCTCATCGGCGCCGACCTTGACCTACGCCAACCGCTATGTCAACAGCCTGGACGGACGCCGCCTGTGGTTGTCGGCGACCGTCGATTTCTGA
- a CDS encoding winged helix-turn-helix domain-containing protein, which yields MHSPHQPIPSAVPSLSLPAARALHLAAQGLLQARRKKAVKADVLAAIRQMGVLQIDTIHVVARSPYLVLWSRLGDYPQPWLEQLLAEGALFEYWAHEACFVPIEDYGLYRHRMLDPAAMGWKYSVKWMAEQGDAVASVLEHIRANGAARSADFERTDGKAGGWWSWKPEKRSLEVLFTSGVLMIARRHQFQRYYDLAERVLPGWHDGLLPPEEQVRRHLLLASVKALGLARASWISDYFRTKQSRASLAHDLQALVDEGALLRCTVDGWMDAVYVHADHAQLARDAAAGKLAPTLTTILSPFDPVVWDRRRALELFGFDYRLECYTPAEKRRYGYFTLPVLRRGALVGRLDAKAHRAQGRFEIKSLALEDGVRLSARLVQDVAGAVQRLALWHACPDIDIAQAQPALFGQQLAEALHDGGAAARQAA from the coding sequence ATGCACAGCCCCCACCAGCCCATTCCTTCCGCAGTCCCCTCCTTGTCGCTGCCCGCCGCGCGCGCCTTGCACCTGGCCGCGCAGGGCTTGCTGCAGGCGCGGCGTAAAAAGGCTGTGAAGGCCGACGTGCTGGCCGCCATCCGACAGATGGGCGTGCTGCAGATCGACACCATCCATGTGGTGGCGCGCAGCCCGTATCTTGTGCTGTGGAGCCGGCTGGGCGACTATCCGCAGCCGTGGCTCGAGCAATTGCTGGCCGAGGGCGCGCTGTTCGAGTACTGGGCGCATGAAGCGTGTTTCGTGCCCATCGAAGACTATGGCTTGTACCGCCACCGCATGCTTGATCCGGCCGCCATGGGATGGAAGTATTCCGTCAAATGGATGGCCGAGCAGGGGGACGCCGTCGCTTCGGTGCTCGAGCATATCCGCGCCAACGGCGCCGCGCGCTCGGCCGACTTTGAACGCACGGATGGCAAGGCGGGCGGCTGGTGGAGCTGGAAGCCGGAAAAGCGCTCGCTCGAAGTCTTGTTTACCTCGGGCGTGCTGATGATCGCCAGGCGCCATCAGTTCCAGCGCTATTACGACCTGGCCGAACGCGTCTTGCCGGGCTGGCACGACGGCTTGCTGCCGCCGGAAGAACAGGTGCGCCGGCACCTGCTGCTGGCCAGCGTGAAGGCGCTGGGCCTGGCGCGGGCCAGCTGGATTAGCGACTACTTCCGCACCAAGCAGTCGCGCGCCAGCCTGGCGCACGACTTGCAGGCGCTGGTGGACGAGGGCGCGCTGCTGCGCTGCACGGTCGATGGCTGGATGGACGCCGTGTACGTGCATGCGGATCATGCGCAATTGGCGCGCGACGCGGCCGCCGGCAAGCTGGCCCCCACCCTGACGACGATCTTGTCGCCGTTCGATCCTGTCGTCTGGGACCGGCGCCGCGCGCTGGAATTGTTCGGCTTTGACTACCGGCTCGAATGCTACACGCCCGCTGAAAAACGCCGCTATGGCTATTTCACCTTGCCGGTCTTGCGCCGCGGCGCGCTGGTGGGACGCCTGGACGCCAAGGCGCACCGCGCGCAGGGGCGCTTCGAGATCAAGTCGCTGGCGCTGGAAGACGGGGTGCGTCTCAGTGCCCGCCTGGTGCAGGACGTGGCCGGCGCCGTGCAGCGGCTGGCGCTCTGGCATGCCTGTCCCGATATTGATATTGCGCAGGCGCAGCCGGCGCTATTTGGCCAGCAGCTGGCCGAGGCCCTGCACGACGGCGGCGCTGCCGCAAGGCAGGCCGCATGA
- a CDS encoding ATP-binding protein — MKTWSLRRTLLAVLLGLTLALWVGSAAIVYVEARRESQELFDQSLIETGHLLLSLVEKDVRQHGLTGPIDLPLRGQPNPHQYLLFKVRDAQQRVLYRNDAATDIALSRSAPDGLSWTSIAGQRWRLFSLWDPQRSLQLLVAEPTSHRDDISRGFFYRIAVFGLLLVALATIAIWWSIHRVFRVLQASADEVSARTPDELADVRLAGAPAELHPLLLEINRLFGRVRQSRDNEQRFTADAAHELRTPLAAIKTNLQVLQRARSADEREEFIAALGASVERATRLVNQLLALAQLDPQSQAETALAPGDLAELLSRQAAQWQALAAPYGLSLAVSLAPAPCALHAGSLHILLRNLVENALRYTPAPGFVAVSCGVEAGRSYLRVADTGPGVAEELHECVFERFVRLGGGQLPGSGLGLSIVRRIAERHGAQIVLGTGLQGRGLAVTVMFPAA, encoded by the coding sequence GTGAAAACATGGTCGCTGCGGCGCACCCTGCTGGCCGTGCTGCTGGGCCTGACCCTGGCCCTGTGGGTGGGCAGCGCCGCCATCGTGTACGTGGAAGCGCGCCGCGAAAGCCAGGAGTTGTTCGACCAGTCGCTGATCGAGACGGGACATTTGCTGCTGTCGCTGGTGGAAAAGGATGTGCGCCAACACGGCTTGACGGGACCGATCGACCTGCCGCTGCGCGGCCAGCCGAATCCCCACCAGTATTTGCTGTTCAAGGTACGCGACGCGCAACAGCGCGTGCTGTACCGCAATGACGCGGCGACCGACATCGCCCTGTCGCGCAGCGCGCCGGACGGCCTGTCGTGGACCAGCATAGCCGGCCAGCGCTGGCGATTGTTTTCGCTGTGGGACCCGCAGCGCAGCCTGCAACTGCTGGTGGCCGAGCCGACCAGCCACCGCGACGACATCAGCCGTGGCTTCTTTTACCGCATCGCCGTGTTCGGCCTGCTGCTGGTGGCGCTGGCCACCATCGCCATCTGGTGGAGCATCCACCGCGTGTTTCGCGTGCTGCAGGCGTCCGCCGATGAAGTGTCGGCGCGCACGCCTGATGAACTGGCCGACGTCAGGCTCGCTGGCGCGCCCGCGGAGCTGCATCCGCTGCTGCTGGAAATAAACCGCCTGTTCGGCAGGGTGCGGCAAAGCCGCGACAACGAGCAGCGCTTCACGGCCGATGCGGCGCACGAGCTGCGCACGCCGCTGGCCGCCATCAAGACCAATCTGCAAGTGCTGCAGCGGGCCCGCAGCGCGGACGAGCGCGAGGAATTCATCGCCGCCCTGGGCGCCAGCGTGGAGCGGGCCACGCGCCTCGTCAACCAGTTGCTGGCGCTGGCGCAGCTCGATCCGCAGTCGCAGGCGGAGACAGCGCTGGCGCCGGGCGACCTGGCCGAGCTTCTGTCTCGGCAGGCCGCGCAGTGGCAGGCGCTGGCCGCGCCATACGGGCTGTCGCTGGCCGTGAGCCTTGCGCCGGCGCCGTGCGCGCTGCATGCGGGCAGCCTGCATATCCTGCTGCGCAACCTGGTCGAGAATGCGCTGCGTTACACGCCGGCGCCGGGCTTTGTGGCCGTCAGCTGCGGCGTGGAAGCGGGGCGCAGCTACCTGCGCGTGGCCGATACGGGGCCGGGCGTCGCCGAGGAATTGCATGAGTGCGTGTTCGAACGCTTCGTGCGCCTGGGCGGCGGACAGCTGCCCGGCAGCGGCCTGGGATTGTCCATCGTGCGCCGCATCGCCGAACGGCATGGCGCGCAGATTGTTCTTGGCACCGGCTTGCAGGGCCGGGGGCTGGCGGTGACGGTCATGTTTCCCGCAGCCTAG
- a CDS encoding bifunctional acetate--CoA ligase family protein/GNAT family N-acetyltransferase has protein sequence MSIRNLDKLFKPASVALIGATARERKLGAIALYNLLGGGYQGEIWPVNPKYDELMGLKCYRKLAHLPKAPDLAIICTPPATITALIRELGALGTRAAIVMTSGLDPVREQSLRLAMLKAAKPHLLRILGPNSMGLLVPKLGLNASFGHLGATSGKIAFVSQSGALVSGVLDWANAHGVGFSKFISLGASYDIDFGDLLDYLAGDIDTAAILLYMEDIQAARKFMSAARAAARSKPVIVLKAGREAEGAAMAAWHTGALAGSDAVYDAAIRRAGMLRVYSAEELFDAVETLTHIRSQRGERLAILCNGGGLGVMATDALVSSGGKLAELSPDTVIALEKALPRGWSHDNPVGLPGDAAVQRYADAIKPLLDEPQADALLLLHAPTAMVSSIDIAEAVTPLIKATSRTVLSCLLGGTTVAPARQVFNRAGIPTYDTPEKAVHGFMQIVQYRRNQETLMQVPAQLPMSATPRRARVREIVAAALAAGQTVLGECRSKEILAAYGIPVATTRMAADVEEALAVAADIGYPVALKIHSPDIAHKSDVGGVALDLDTPDILRTAAAAMLKRVRRMRPDALIDGFTVQQMARRPQSHELIVGVTTDAAFGPVILVGQGGIAVEVTADHAIGLPPLNMVLARDMLARTRVSKLLAGYRNQPPADIDAICYTLIQVAELVADIGELAELDINPLVADADGVIALDARIRLQPGQQRDRLAIRPYPQELEEQVTWMDQPILLRPIRPEDAPQHMDLFHALDPDDVRLRFFTSMRELPVSQLARLTQIDYDRAMAFIATHTGPDGKPETLGVVRAVADPDNIHADFAIAVRSALKGKGLGHILFEKLVDYFRSRGTEALVGEAMARNKGMQRLVKSFGGEVTPSEEPGVVNLHIGLRAP, from the coding sequence ATGAGCATCCGTAATCTCGACAAGCTGTTCAAGCCGGCCTCGGTGGCCCTGATCGGCGCCACGGCGCGCGAGCGCAAGCTGGGCGCCATTGCCCTGTACAACCTGCTGGGCGGCGGCTACCAAGGGGAAATCTGGCCCGTGAATCCCAAGTATGACGAGCTGATGGGCCTGAAATGCTACCGCAAGCTGGCGCACTTGCCCAAGGCGCCGGACCTGGCCATTATCTGCACGCCGCCCGCCACCATCACGGCGCTGATCCGCGAACTGGGCGCGCTGGGCACGCGCGCGGCCATCGTCATGACGTCGGGCCTCGACCCCGTGCGCGAGCAGTCGCTGCGCCTGGCCATGCTGAAGGCGGCCAAGCCGCATTTGCTGCGCATCCTCGGCCCCAACAGCATGGGGCTGCTGGTGCCGAAACTGGGCTTGAACGCCAGCTTCGGGCATCTGGGCGCGACGAGCGGCAAGATCGCCTTCGTCTCGCAATCGGGGGCGCTGGTGTCGGGCGTGCTCGATTGGGCCAATGCGCATGGCGTGGGCTTTTCCAAGTTCATTTCGCTGGGCGCCAGCTACGACATCGATTTCGGCGACCTGCTCGATTACCTGGCCGGCGACATCGACACGGCCGCCATCCTGCTGTACATGGAAGACATCCAGGCGGCGCGCAAATTCATGTCGGCGGCGCGGGCGGCCGCGCGCAGCAAACCCGTCATCGTCCTGAAAGCGGGGCGTGAGGCGGAAGGCGCGGCCATGGCGGCCTGGCATACGGGCGCGCTGGCCGGTTCCGACGCCGTGTACGACGCGGCCATCCGCCGCGCCGGCATGCTGCGCGTGTATTCGGCCGAAGAACTGTTCGACGCCGTGGAAACGCTCACGCACATCCGCTCGCAGCGCGGTGAGCGCCTGGCGATTTTGTGCAATGGCGGCGGCCTGGGCGTGATGGCCACCGACGCGCTGGTGAGCAGCGGCGGCAAACTGGCCGAACTGTCGCCCGATACCGTCATCGCGCTGGAAAAGGCGCTGCCACGGGGCTGGTCGCACGACAACCCCGTCGGCTTGCCCGGCGACGCGGCCGTGCAGCGCTATGCCGACGCCATCAAGCCCTTGCTCGACGAGCCGCAGGCGGACGCCTTGCTGCTGCTGCATGCGCCCACGGCCATGGTGTCGTCGATCGACATCGCCGAAGCCGTCACGCCGCTGATCAAGGCGACCTCGCGCACGGTGCTGTCGTGCCTCTTGGGCGGCACCACCGTGGCGCCCGCGCGCCAGGTCTTTAACCGGGCCGGCATTCCCACCTACGACACGCCGGAAAAGGCCGTGCATGGCTTCATGCAGATCGTGCAGTACCGGCGCAACCAGGAAACCCTGATGCAGGTGCCAGCGCAATTACCCATGTCGGCCACGCCGCGCCGCGCCAGGGTGCGCGAAATCGTCGCCGCCGCGCTGGCGGCCGGCCAGACGGTGCTCGGCGAATGCCGCTCGAAAGAGATTTTGGCTGCTTACGGCATTCCCGTCGCCACCACGCGCATGGCGGCCGACGTGGAAGAGGCGCTGGCCGTGGCGGCCGACATCGGCTATCCCGTCGCGCTGAAAATCCACTCTCCCGACATCGCCCACAAATCCGACGTGGGCGGCGTGGCGCTCGACCTCGACACGCCCGACATCCTGCGCACGGCCGCCGCCGCCATGCTCAAGCGCGTGCGCCGCATGCGTCCCGACGCGCTGATCGACGGTTTTACCGTGCAGCAGATGGCGCGCCGGCCGCAATCGCATGAATTGATCGTCGGCGTGACGACGGACGCCGCCTTTGGCCCCGTCATATTGGTGGGGCAGGGCGGCATCGCCGTGGAGGTGACGGCCGATCACGCCATCGGCCTGCCGCCGCTGAACATGGTGCTGGCGCGCGACATGCTGGCGCGCACGCGCGTGTCGAAACTGCTGGCCGGCTACCGCAACCAGCCGCCGGCTGACATCGACGCCATCTGCTACACCCTGATCCAGGTGGCCGAACTGGTGGCCGACATCGGCGAACTGGCCGAACTCGATATCAATCCGCTGGTGGCCGACGCGGACGGCGTGATCGCCCTCGACGCGCGCATCCGTTTGCAGCCGGGCCAGCAGCGCGACCGCCTGGCCATCCGCCCGTATCCGCAGGAACTGGAAGAGCAGGTGACGTGGATGGACCAGCCGATTCTGCTGCGCCCCATCCGCCCTGAGGACGCGCCGCAGCACATGGACCTGTTCCACGCGCTGGACCCGGACGACGTGCGCCTGCGCTTTTTCACGTCCATGCGCGAGCTGCCCGTGTCGCAGCTGGCGCGCCTGACGCAGATCGATTACGACCGCGCCATGGCCTTCATCGCCACGCACACGGGGCCGGACGGCAAGCCGGAAACCCTGGGCGTGGTGCGCGCCGTGGCCGACCCGGATAACATTCACGCCGATTTCGCCATCGCCGTGCGCTCGGCCCTGAAGGGCAAGGGGCTGGGGCACATCCTGTTTGAAAAGCTGGTCGACTACTTCCGCAGCCGCGGCACGGAAGCGCTGGTGGGCGAGGCCATGGCGCGCAACAAGGGCATGCAGCGGCTGGTGAAAAGCTTTGGCGGCGAAGTCACGCCGTCGGAAGAGCCTGGCGTCGTGAACCTGCATATCGGTCTGCGCGCGCCGTAA
- a CDS encoding response regulator codes for MRILLTEDDPQLGRATQIGLEQGGYAVDWVTSAEHAHTAVRLHDYGCILLDLGLPGQDGMQALGVLRDNGYSGAVLVVTARDTVGERIAGLDAGADDFIVKPFDLDELAARIRSACRRAAGRLRENLVHGDLVLDIADRQVTQGGLPVLLTVKEFRILQLLLEHGGRVLSREQLEKNLYSWGGEVESNAVQVHIHHLRKKLGRDLIRTVHAIGYCIDKPKAA; via the coding sequence ATGCGCATCTTGCTGACCGAAGACGACCCGCAGCTGGGCCGCGCCACGCAAATCGGCCTGGAACAGGGCGGCTATGCCGTCGACTGGGTCACCAGCGCCGAACACGCCCATACGGCCGTGCGCCTGCACGACTATGGCTGCATCCTGCTCGACCTGGGCTTGCCGGGGCAGGACGGCATGCAGGCGCTGGGCGTGCTGCGCGACAACGGCTACAGCGGCGCCGTGCTGGTCGTCACGGCGCGCGACACGGTGGGCGAGCGCATCGCCGGACTCGACGCGGGCGCCGACGACTTCATCGTGAAACCGTTCGACCTCGACGAACTGGCCGCGCGCATCCGCAGCGCCTGCCGCCGCGCCGCGGGCCGCCTGCGCGAAAATCTCGTGCACGGCGACCTGGTGCTCGATATCGCCGACCGGCAGGTGACGCAAGGGGGCTTGCCCGTGCTGCTGACGGTGAAGGAATTTCGCATCCTGCAACTGCTGCTGGAACACGGCGGCCGGGTGCTGAGCCGGGAACAGCTGGAGAAAAACCTGTACAGCTGGGGCGGCGAGGTGGAAAGCAATGCCGTGCAAGTGCACATCCACCACCTGCGCAAGAAGCTGGGGCGGGACCTGATACGCACCGTGCATGCGATCGGTTATTGCATCGACAAGCCGAAAGCGGCCTGA
- a CDS encoding YajD family HNH nuclease, producing the protein MQSKKPDAARLDKIVAEARRAADQRESGYRERSLKMYPWVCGRCMREFTRANVQQLTVHHRDHNHDNNPSDGSNWELLCLYCHDNEHSRYLEADRGAGLLSAEVAPATHNPFAALAGLIKKKD; encoded by the coding sequence ATGCAGAGTAAAAAGCCCGATGCGGCACGGCTGGACAAGATCGTGGCCGAAGCGCGCCGCGCCGCCGACCAGCGCGAGAGCGGCTACCGCGAGCGCTCGCTGAAGATGTATCCGTGGGTGTGCGGCCGCTGCATGCGCGAATTTACGCGCGCCAACGTGCAGCAGCTGACCGTGCATCATCGCGACCACAACCACGACAACAATCCGTCGGACGGCAGCAACTGGGAACTGCTGTGCCTGTATTGCCACGACAATGAGCACTCGCGCTACCTGGAAGCGGACCGTGGCGCCGGCCTGCTGTCGGCCGAGGTGGCGCCCGCCACGCACAATCCGTTTGCCGCGCTGGCGGGCCTGATCAAGAAAAAGGACTGA
- a CDS encoding DUF2804 domain-containing protein — translation MTLPAAPSHLLDADGQPRFGRYTGQLDAFDWAALAPPYARGALWRLFHHKRWHYVALSTPTLFCGVAIVDLGWTSTAFAYAFDRHKGKIVAAFSQDGVPGLSATVAPNAGASSRFRVLSQVISIEALPQQRYHLRLDCGHFGIDAECGPPVAPTLLAVGPVGEGGSVHATQKSGGLPLWGTVRCGAMGYSLDDGVASFDYSNGLLARETEWRWASAHSLDLGFNLQAGYFGAHENALWLDGQLYPLGRAHFDFNPDNPLAPWHVWTDDDLLDLHFKPEGARREDKNLWIAASRYIQPIGTFSGWVRASAESPKRIVAQLAGVTESHRSRW, via the coding sequence ATGACGCTGCCAGCTGCTCCTTCCCATCTGCTCGACGCCGACGGCCAGCCCCGCTTCGGCCGCTACACGGGCCAACTGGACGCCTTCGACTGGGCCGCGCTGGCGCCGCCCTATGCGCGCGGCGCCCTCTGGCGGCTGTTCCACCACAAGCGCTGGCATTACGTGGCCCTGTCCACGCCCACCCTGTTCTGCGGCGTGGCCATCGTCGACCTGGGCTGGACCAGCACGGCCTTCGCGTATGCCTTCGACCGCCACAAGGGCAAGATCGTGGCGGCCTTTTCGCAGGATGGCGTGCCGGGCCTGTCCGCTACTGTCGCGCCGAACGCTGGCGCCAGCAGCCGTTTCCGCGTCCTTTCGCAAGTGATCTCCATTGAGGCCCTGCCGCAGCAGCGCTACCATTTGCGGCTCGATTGCGGCCATTTCGGCATCGACGCGGAATGCGGCCCGCCCGTGGCGCCCACCTTGCTGGCCGTGGGCCCCGTGGGCGAGGGCGGCAGCGTGCATGCGACGCAAAAGTCGGGCGGCCTGCCCTTGTGGGGCACCGTGCGCTGCGGCGCCATGGGCTACAGCCTCGATGACGGCGTGGCCAGCTTCGATTATTCGAACGGGCTGCTGGCGCGCGAGACGGAATGGCGCTGGGCCTCGGCGCACAGCCTGGACCTGGGTTTCAATCTGCAGGCTGGCTATTTCGGCGCGCATGAAAACGCGCTGTGGCTCGATGGCCAGCTGTATCCGCTGGGCCGCGCGCATTTTGACTTCAATCCCGACAATCCGCTGGCGCCGTGGCATGTGTGGACGGACGACGATTTGCTGGACCTGCACTTCAAGCCGGAAGGCGCGCGGCGCGAGGATAAAAACCTGTGGATCGCCGCCAGCCGCTACATCCAGCCGATCGGCACGTTCAGCGGGTGGGTGCGCGCCAGCGCGGAGTCGCCCAAGCGCATCGTGGCGCAATTGGCCGGGGTGACGGAAAGCCACCGCTCGCGCTGGTAG